Proteins encoded in a region of the Vicia villosa cultivar HV-30 ecotype Madison, WI linkage group LG5, Vvil1.0, whole genome shotgun sequence genome:
- the LOC131607655 gene encoding VQ motif-containing protein 31 produces MRMEKPPMPGTTTGDCKPLTTFVHTNTNAFREVVQRLTGPSEANATKDLDQATKITTTTKRTPPKLHERRKCMKPKLEIVKPSIQNYKQSGASPSSKSRTSSFPSSPISGSGSSSLLPSPTTPSTLFSRLTILENEKKLDEMNIEEEEKAIKERRFYLHPSPRSKASGFSEPELLILFPLASPNASEKV; encoded by the coding sequence ATGAGAATGGAGAAGCCACCAATGCCCGGTACAACAACAGGCGATTGCAAACCACTAACAACATttgttcacacaaacacaaaCGCATTTAGGGAAGTAGTGCAAAGATTAACAGGCCCCTCAGAAGCCAATGCAACAAAAGATCTAGATCAAGCAACAAAAATCACAACTACTACAAAAAGAACACCGCCAAAGCTTCACGAAAGAAGGAAATGCATGAAACCGAAACTCGAGATTGTTAAACCGAGTATTCAAAACTATAAACAATCTGGTGCATCACCCTCTTCCAAGTCAAGAACTTCTAGCTTTCCTTCAAGTCCTATATCAGGAAGTGGAAGTTCTAGTCTTCTGCCAAGTCCTACCACGCCTTCGACGCTGTTCTCTCGGTTAACCATTTTggaaaatgaaaagaaactaGATGAAATGAAtattgaagaagaagagaaagctaTCAAAGAGAGAAGATTTTATTTGCATCCGTCGCCAAGGTCTAAAGCAAGCGGTTTTAGTGAACCTGAGTTGCTCATTTTGTTTCCTTTGGCATCTCCTAATGCAAGTGAGAAAGTATAG
- the LOC131602942 gene encoding uncharacterized protein LOC131602942, with translation MQRVLAEADPQLHSTFLLTVLRLSLSLTSCGSMNWVQRKIHLYNVTFGLYMLDWWERCTFNILVIVLMCFVVRYITQFVKRYVFLL, from the exons ATGCAACGAGTCCTCGCAGAAGCTGATCCCCAACTTCATTCAACGTTCCTGCTTACGgttcttcgtctctctctctctctcaccag TTGTGGAAGTATGAATTGGGTTCAGCGAAAGATCCACCTTTACAATGTGACATTTGGGCTTTATATGCTGGATTGGTGGGAGCGTTGTACATTTA ATATTTTGGTGATTGTACTAATGTGTTTTGTAGTGCGGTACATTACTCAGTTCGTCAAGAG GTATGTCTTTTTGTTGTGA